In Treponema primitia ZAS-2, a genomic segment contains:
- a CDS encoding sensor histidine kinase produces the protein MGSKKWLLVCMLIPLYGLLVPLKTPGAEGKTGGHSDGKYTAHRAAELWLAVEQELEAGGQFRRSMDDFTAYVGGFLASPVNRIFPFSQETEVRELKDLTASFTAALEAGRREDALALVMEIRRALIRWQMVDGELADSINETYLHLFLIFTFLMAVATLAVWQLYRALGHARKREQHGQVFSREMMLALEQERSRIARELHDTVAQDLHYLALRVGKIERVSDARERNDICAEIAAALEGLIRRVRSICDTLVPPDFIFQGLPDALRRLCYDYGKRTGIDCRIDIEDTLRLDPMSEEMQLQCFRIVQEALTNIEKHANASEIVVVVRAMRNVQYREDGAGLCISVSDDGKGFDPPVYRPGAEGFAGGSASAQLGIRGMYERAAILRGRLAIESERGEGTIVKVEIPVGG, from the coding sequence ATGGGATCAAAAAAATGGCTTTTAGTATGTATGCTTATTCCTCTGTACGGGCTCCTGGTTCCCCTGAAAACCCCCGGAGCAGAGGGCAAAACCGGCGGGCATTCCGATGGGAAGTATACGGCCCATAGGGCTGCGGAACTGTGGCTGGCGGTGGAGCAGGAATTGGAAGCCGGCGGGCAGTTTCGCCGATCCATGGATGATTTCACCGCCTACGTGGGTGGTTTTTTAGCTTCCCCGGTCAACCGGATATTTCCCTTTTCCCAGGAGACCGAGGTCCGGGAGCTGAAGGATTTGACCGCTTCCTTTACGGCGGCTTTGGAAGCAGGGCGGCGGGAGGATGCGCTGGCCCTGGTTATGGAGATTCGCCGGGCATTGATCCGGTGGCAGATGGTGGACGGGGAATTGGCGGATTCCATTAACGAAACGTATCTTCATCTATTCCTGATTTTTACTTTTTTAATGGCCGTGGCGACCCTGGCGGTATGGCAGCTCTACCGGGCCCTGGGCCATGCCCGCAAACGGGAACAGCACGGACAGGTTTTTTCCCGGGAAATGATGCTGGCTCTGGAACAGGAGCGGTCCCGGATTGCCCGGGAACTCCACGACACGGTGGCCCAGGACCTGCATTACCTGGCCTTGCGGGTTGGGAAGATAGAGCGGGTTTCCGATGCCCGGGAGCGTAATGATATTTGCGCGGAAATCGCGGCGGCCCTGGAGGGGCTTATCAGGCGGGTGCGGTCTATCTGCGACACCCTGGTACCCCCGGACTTCATCTTTCAGGGTTTGCCCGACGCGCTGCGGCGGCTTTGCTACGATTACGGCAAGCGCACAGGGATTGATTGCCGTATCGATATAGAGGATACCCTGCGGCTTGATCCGATGAGTGAAGAAATGCAGTTACAGTGTTTCCGAATTGTCCAGGAGGCCCTGACCAATATTGAAAAACACGCGAATGCTTCGGAAATCGTAGTAGTTGTGCGGGCCATGCGGAATGTGCAATACAGAGAAGATGGCGCCGGTCTGTGCATCAGTGTTTCTGATGACGGGAAGGGCTTTGACCCGCCGGTTTACCGCCCTGGAGCCGAGGGGTTTGCCGGCGGGTCAGCTTCGGCCCAGTTGGGGATTCGGGGTATGTATGAGCGTGCGGCAATTTTGCGGGGACGCCTGGCGATTGAGAGCGAGAGGGGCGAAGGTACCATAGTGAAGGTAGAGATTCCGGTTGGCGGGTGA
- a CDS encoding response regulator transcription factor — translation MTKDKIKVLLIDDHPLTRRGLASCLTDTGRCAIVGEAPSLEGARRVMELHFPVDVVILDISLGEENGLDFIGHLKKYCELRKAKIPAVLVCSVYEDPFRIRSAMDSGAMGYVPKSASEKELLQAIDTVMRGELFIDPRLEIKINAQTDAYAKFTKRERDVLALVKQNYDNPRIAAALSLGLHTVENHISHIYFKTGLTKREELGSL, via the coding sequence ATGACTAAAGATAAAATCAAAGTTTTGCTGATTGACGACCATCCCCTGACCCGGCGGGGTTTGGCCTCCTGCCTGACCGATACGGGGCGTTGTGCCATTGTGGGGGAGGCGCCTTCCCTGGAGGGAGCCCGGCGGGTTATGGAGCTTCATTTCCCGGTGGATGTGGTGATTCTGGACATTTCGCTGGGAGAGGAGAACGGGCTTGATTTTATTGGGCACCTGAAAAAATACTGCGAACTGCGGAAAGCCAAAATACCCGCAGTGTTGGTGTGTTCGGTGTATGAAGACCCCTTCCGGATCAGGTCAGCTATGGACAGCGGGGCCATGGGCTATGTGCCAAAATCGGCCAGCGAAAAAGAACTTTTACAGGCCATTGATACGGTGATGCGGGGGGAGCTGTTTATCGATCCCCGGCTGGAGATTAAAATCAATGCCCAGACCGATGCGTACGCCAAATTTACCAAGCGGGAACGGGATGTACTGGCCCTGGTTAAACAGAACTATGATAATCCGCGGATTGCTGCGGCGCTCTCCCTTGGTTTGCATACTGTGGAAAACCATATCAGCCATATTTACTTTAAGACAGGGCTTACAAAGCGGGAAGAATTAGGGAGCCTGTAG
- a CDS encoding DUF6364 family protein, translating into MGDFTNRKLTLSLDSNVIDFAHDFSRKTNKPISKIVEIFFLELRNSNTSGLSTYSPFL; encoded by the coding sequence ATGGGGGATTTTACGAATAGAAAATTGACATTGAGCCTTGATTCAAATGTTATAGATTTTGCACATGATTTTTCCAGAAAAACTAATAAACCAATTTCGAAAATTGTTGAAATTTTTTTTTTGGAATTAAGAAATAGTAATACTTCCGGTTTATCTACATACTCACCGTTTCTTTGA
- a CDS encoding toxin-antitoxin system HicB family antitoxin, which translates to MAFCAGKGKEPEKPFKGSFNVRISTDLHRKAVLTASARGISLNMLVENAIKETVSM; encoded by the coding sequence TTGGCATTTTGTGCCGGAAAGGGCAAAGAACCGGAAAAACCGTTCAAGGGGTCGTTTAACGTGCGGATAAGTACCGACCTTCACCGAAAAGCGGTACTCACCGCTTCCGCACGCGGTATCTCTCTCAATATGCTTGTCGAAAATGCTATCAAAGAAACGGTGAGTATGTAG
- a CDS encoding UPF0175 family protein — translation MNIELPNLVNSTEFELKALLASKLYEREELSLGQAAKVAGLSKRAFIEILGNYDVSLFSESEEDIRADIANA, via the coding sequence TTGAATATCGAACTCCCCAATCTGGTTAATTCAACCGAATTTGAGCTTAAAGCCCTGTTAGCTTCAAAATTATACGAAAGGGAAGAGCTATCCCTTGGCCAGGCGGCGAAGGTAGCAGGTTTGTCTAAACGGGCTTTTATAGAAATACTGGGGAATTATGACGTTTCGCTATTCTCCGAAAGCGAAGAAGATATACGCGCCGATATAGCAAATGCCTAG
- a CDS encoding DUF3368 domain-containing protein → MPSIISNASCLIVLSNVGQLDILPGLYETIIITPEVTQEFGMPLPKWVQVIPVSDSYKIQMLQGSLDLCEASTIALAIETQNSLMILDDKKARRVARDLNLQLTGTLGVVAKAYKAGLISDISKLIENLRNSNFRVPRNFETIILNKDMSRE, encoded by the coding sequence ATGCCTAGTATCATTTCTAATGCCAGTTGCTTGATTGTTTTATCCAATGTAGGGCAGTTGGATATTTTGCCCGGACTTTATGAAACCATCATTATCACCCCGGAAGTAACACAGGAATTTGGTATGCCCTTACCTAAATGGGTACAGGTGATCCCAGTCTCCGATTCCTATAAAATCCAAATGCTTCAAGGTTCACTTGATTTGTGTGAGGCAAGTACCATCGCGTTGGCTATTGAAACACAAAATTCCTTGATGATCCTGGATGATAAAAAAGCCCGGCGTGTCGCTCGGGATTTGAACCTTCAATTAACCGGTACTCTAGGGGTAGTTGCTAAGGCTTATAAAGCCGGATTGATTTCAGATATTTCAAAACTTATTGAGAATTTACGAAATAGTAATTTCCGTGTTCCCCGTAATTTTGAAACGATAATCCTTAACAAGGATATGAGTAGAGAGTAG
- a CDS encoding helix-turn-helix domain-containing protein codes for MSQAVPGTLLPVRSLDNPCGILFLLSNIERGNKWPYPETLNKLANALGIEVFELFRPEKALTEDIKALMDRLVQDISTSVNNSIESTYQQYRQEPRKK; via the coding sequence GTGAGCCAGGCGGTGCCAGGCACACTTTTGCCTGTTCGCTCTCTTGATAACCCATGTGGTATCTTGTTCCTTCTTAGTAATATTGAAAGGGGTAATAAATGGCCCTATCCGGAGACCTTAAATAAGCTTGCAAACGCTCTGGGGATTGAAGTTTTTGAACTTTTCAGACCGGAGAAAGCGCTTACTGAGGATATAAAGGCTTTGATGGACCGTCTTGTCCAGGATATATCAACATCCGTAAATAATTCCATAGAAAGTACCTATCAGCAGTACCGCCAGGAACCCCGGAAGAAATAA
- a CDS encoding P-II family nitrogen regulator gives MKLIIAYIQPHVLNEVKQELYKSEVYKISVTNAMGCGQQKGYTEQYRGIEIEVNLLKKVRIEIAVNDNFVKPTVDAIIRGARSGEIGDGKIFILPVEECIRIRTGETGSAAIG, from the coding sequence ATGAAACTAATTATTGCATATATACAGCCCCATGTGCTGAACGAAGTTAAGCAGGAATTGTACAAGTCCGAAGTTTACAAAATTTCGGTTACCAATGCCATGGGCTGCGGCCAACAGAAAGGCTATACTGAGCAGTATCGCGGTATTGAGATTGAGGTGAACCTTTTAAAGAAAGTCCGCATCGAAATTGCGGTGAATGACAACTTTGTAAAACCCACGGTAGACGCCATAATCCGGGGCGCCCGGAGCGGGGAAATTGGGGACGGAAAAATATTCATCCTACCTGTGGAGGAATGCATACGGATCCGTACCGGTGAAACCGGCTCTGCGGCCATCGGATAA
- a CDS encoding ammonium transporter, producing MRKRLIILGILVLCMGGVSLFAEESIESLGFSLDVVWLFLGAILVFIMQAGFALVETGLTQAKNATNITMKNVMDFCLGALVYWAIGWAFMYGQDKGGFIGTSEFFHGPMELNFDSGGFYKSWFFQVVFAATAATIVSGAMAERTKFKSYLIYTCFISAFIYPISGHWIWSGDGWLAQLGFHDFAGSTVVHSVGGWAALIGAAVLGPRIGKYTKGADGKVSVKAFPGHNIPYAALGVLLLFFGWFGFNGASTGIATVGDGGIWSGLNIARVCVTTLLAASAGAVGALFFSWIWFKKPDASMTLNGLLAGLVGITAPCAVVSPGASVAIGLIAGVLVVLSVEFIDKVLKIDDPVGASSVHLVCGIFGTLAVGIWGQVDGVAVGVLHGGGFTQLGIQALGILAVGAWAAVTSLILFLLIKATVGLRVSVKEEAIGLDRSEHKSEAYAGFQIFSNM from the coding sequence GTGCGAAAAAGGTTAATTATTTTGGGGATACTTGTCCTGTGTATGGGGGGTGTTTCCCTCTTTGCCGAGGAAAGTATCGAATCCTTGGGGTTTTCCCTGGATGTGGTTTGGTTGTTTTTAGGGGCCATCCTGGTCTTTATCATGCAGGCCGGATTTGCCCTGGTTGAAACCGGGCTTACCCAGGCAAAAAATGCCACCAACATTACCATGAAAAATGTGATGGACTTCTGTCTTGGTGCGCTTGTGTATTGGGCCATAGGTTGGGCGTTCATGTACGGCCAGGATAAGGGCGGGTTTATTGGCACTTCGGAATTTTTCCATGGTCCCATGGAACTGAACTTCGATTCCGGCGGCTTTTACAAATCCTGGTTTTTCCAGGTGGTTTTTGCCGCTACTGCGGCGACCATCGTTTCAGGCGCCATGGCGGAACGGACCAAATTTAAATCCTACCTGATTTATACCTGTTTTATTTCGGCGTTTATTTACCCCATTTCCGGCCACTGGATATGGAGCGGCGACGGCTGGCTGGCTCAGCTTGGCTTCCACGACTTTGCCGGTTCCACAGTAGTTCACTCCGTGGGTGGCTGGGCAGCTCTCATTGGCGCTGCGGTCCTTGGCCCTCGTATCGGGAAATATACCAAAGGGGCGGACGGAAAAGTTTCGGTTAAAGCGTTTCCGGGACATAATATCCCCTATGCGGCCCTGGGCGTACTTCTTCTGTTCTTCGGCTGGTTCGGCTTTAACGGTGCTTCAACCGGCATAGCCACCGTGGGTGATGGCGGAATCTGGAGCGGCCTTAATATTGCCCGGGTCTGCGTTACCACACTTCTGGCAGCTTCTGCGGGGGCGGTAGGGGCGCTGTTTTTCTCCTGGATCTGGTTTAAGAAACCCGATGCTTCCATGACCCTGAACGGTCTTCTGGCAGGACTTGTAGGCATTACCGCTCCCTGCGCTGTGGTAAGTCCCGGGGCCTCGGTTGCCATCGGCCTTATCGCCGGTGTGCTCGTGGTTCTGTCGGTCGAGTTTATTGACAAGGTCCTCAAGATCGATGACCCGGTCGGCGCCTCATCGGTACACCTGGTCTGCGGTATCTTTGGTACCCTAGCAGTCGGTATTTGGGGCCAGGTGGACGGCGTTGCGGTGGGGGTACTCCATGGCGGCGGATTCACCCAGCTGGGAATTCAGGCCCTGGGCATTCTTGCCGTAGGCGCCTGGGCGGCTGTTACCAGTCTTATCCTCTTCCTCCTGATTAAGGCGACAGTAGGACTGCGGGTCAGTGTAAAAGAAGAAGCCATAGGGCTCGATCGCAGCGAACACAAGTCGGAAGCTTACGCAGGCTTCCAGATTTTCAGTAACATGTAA
- a CDS encoding sigma-54 interaction domain-containing protein, whose protein sequence is MTPKSEIISEAIGADREREELELLFDIARTFDKHVELRTALGPLLSLLEVRAGLSWGMVTLLDRATGLLKVEEAYGLSAEQKGRGVYRLGEGLVGRVFESGIAIMVPDLSRETHFLNRAKTRTKEDMAGLSYYCVPIRSGGNVIGTLSAERRIRSEDIDAQMIWDRTFMEKVSSIIADSAKLRERIMEEQFRLHRNSGLTASDERVNRDQGGRVMSGSEIIGTSNPMRGVYEMLFRVAPSDATVLISGESGTGKELIAAEIHRLSKRVGAPLVKVNCAAIPESLIESELFGHEKGAFTGADKQRKGRFELAHKGTLFLDEVGELSPQVQVKLLRVLQERELERVGGNSTIRVDVRLIAATNRNLEEEVKTGRFREDLYYRLNVFPVQIPPLRERKSDIVLLADYFAEKYADKNGKLIKRISTPAIDLLTSYSWPGNVRELENAIERAVILSKDQVIHSYDLPPSLQSAVSTNTEPTTTLEAALSRLEKELIVEALKIADGNMAAAARRLGITERQMGLRVHHYGINWRSYRATKM, encoded by the coding sequence ATGACGCCGAAATCTGAAATTATTTCTGAGGCCATCGGGGCGGACCGGGAGCGGGAAGAGCTGGAGCTCCTCTTTGATATTGCCCGTACCTTTGACAAGCATGTAGAGCTGAGGACCGCCCTGGGGCCCCTGCTCAGCCTCCTGGAAGTACGGGCGGGCCTGTCCTGGGGCATGGTGACCCTGCTGGACCGGGCCACGGGGCTGCTGAAAGTCGAAGAAGCCTACGGTTTAAGCGCCGAGCAAAAAGGCCGGGGGGTCTATAGGCTGGGGGAAGGCCTGGTGGGCCGGGTGTTTGAGTCGGGGATCGCCATTATGGTCCCGGATCTTTCCCGGGAAACCCACTTCCTCAACCGGGCGAAAACCCGTACCAAGGAAGATATGGCGGGGCTCAGCTATTACTGCGTCCCCATACGGTCCGGGGGCAATGTAATCGGCACCCTCAGCGCGGAACGGCGCATTCGCAGCGAGGATATTGATGCCCAGATGATCTGGGACCGGACCTTTATGGAAAAGGTTTCTTCTATAATTGCAGACTCCGCCAAACTCCGGGAACGGATTATGGAAGAACAGTTCCGGCTGCACCGGAACAGTGGGCTTACGGCAAGCGACGAGAGGGTAAACCGGGATCAGGGCGGCCGGGTCATGTCCGGGAGCGAGATCATCGGCACCAGCAACCCCATGCGGGGGGTCTACGAGATGCTCTTCCGGGTGGCTCCCAGCGATGCCACGGTACTCATCTCCGGGGAAAGCGGCACCGGCAAAGAGTTAATCGCTGCAGAAATCCACCGGCTCTCCAAGCGGGTCGGCGCCCCCCTGGTCAAGGTAAATTGCGCGGCCATACCGGAAAGCCTCATTGAAAGCGAACTCTTTGGCCACGAAAAGGGGGCCTTTACCGGGGCGGACAAGCAGCGCAAGGGTCGCTTCGAACTGGCCCACAAGGGTACCCTGTTTCTGGACGAGGTGGGAGAGCTATCCCCCCAGGTCCAGGTAAAGCTCCTGCGGGTGCTCCAGGAACGGGAACTGGAACGGGTGGGGGGGAACTCTACCATACGGGTTGATGTCCGACTCATAGCCGCCACCAACCGTAACCTGGAGGAGGAGGTCAAGACAGGCCGTTTCCGGGAAGACCTTTATTACCGGCTCAACGTATTCCCCGTGCAGATTCCCCCCCTGCGGGAGCGGAAGAGCGATATAGTCCTCCTGGCAGACTACTTCGCGGAAAAATACGCCGACAAAAACGGCAAACTGATCAAGCGCATCTCCACCCCCGCCATCGACCTGCTGACCAGCTATTCCTGGCCGGGTAATGTCCGGGAACTGGAAAACGCCATTGAGCGGGCGGTAATCCTCTCCAAGGATCAGGTGATCCACTCCTACGACCTCCCCCCCAGCCTCCAGTCCGCAGTATCCACCAACACGGAGCCCACCACCACCCTGGAAGCGGCCCTTTCCCGTCTGGAAAAGGAACTTATCGTGGAGGCCCTGAAAATCGCCGACGGTAACATGGCCGCCGCTGCCCGCCGCCTGGGCATCACCGAGCGGCAGATGGGCCTCCGGGTCCACCACTACGGCATCAACTGGCGCTCTTATAGAGCAACAAAAATGTAG
- a CDS encoding DUF2259 domain-containing protein: MLVRKSFYLVAAALIIGGIHLWAGDNASFVDLGFSPDGTIYMFGQYGVESPTLRPWASLGVVDVPRNNYVPEGRVSYTHTDPVVAGQDGSGALYRLLTRNTTLANRYGISFLHQGQPLYISLDTPSGSGNGGELIEFRDFEKNLAYRATLVPTFDGYGNNLKSSFIINLERTGRDGTKRNYIVGSPQIKRPLITGYRIRKVMVAPQDGSLIFVIEMKKPGDGGFDVRYMVEAIKL; this comes from the coding sequence ATGTTGGTAAGAAAATCGTTCTATCTTGTAGCAGCCGCCCTGATTATCGGCGGCATACACCTCTGGGCGGGGGATAATGCCTCTTTTGTTGATCTCGGCTTTTCCCCGGATGGTACGATATATATGTTCGGCCAGTATGGGGTGGAATCACCGACCCTCCGGCCCTGGGCGAGTTTAGGGGTTGTGGATGTCCCCCGGAATAACTATGTGCCTGAAGGCAGGGTTTCCTATACCCATACTGATCCGGTGGTGGCCGGCCAGGATGGTTCCGGGGCGCTCTACCGGCTTTTGACCCGGAATACAACTCTGGCGAACCGGTATGGGATCAGTTTTCTCCACCAGGGGCAGCCCCTCTATATTTCCCTGGACACCCCAAGCGGCTCCGGGAATGGAGGGGAACTAATTGAATTTCGGGATTTTGAGAAAAATCTGGCTTACCGGGCGACTCTTGTCCCCACTTTTGATGGGTATGGCAACAATCTGAAATCATCCTTTATCATTAATCTGGAAAGGACCGGCAGGGATGGGACTAAGCGGAACTATATCGTGGGCAGCCCCCAGATAAAACGGCCCCTGATTACGGGCTACCGCATACGAAAAGTCATGGTGGCCCCCCAGGACGGTTCTTTGATCTTCGTGATCGAGATGAAGAAACCCGGTGACGGAGGCTTCGATGTCCGTTATATGGTCGAAGCAATAAAACTCTAA